A genome region from Aurantiacibacter sp. MUD61 includes the following:
- the puhE gene encoding putative photosynthetic complex assembly protein PuhE, producing the protein MVSWSGHILPVLATIAIWFIATGLVAWIDNRERSTFPRSLMLGGAAGIIGLCIVFLTMNSVSVWAAYAAFGAAILVWSWLEIGFLTGAVSGSRKEPCAEGISAWERFCQAASTLSHHEIALTLTAVMLISLTWNAPNQLAAMTFALLYVMRLSTKLNIFHGVPNSATDILPPHLAYLKSYYGPQRLGWPLVVSIMAAAALSIWLGSVAINSPAGSAEAVGASLLFAFAALGTVEHIFLALPFRDGMLWGWALPRSRRSKMAQSPITRGEV; encoded by the coding sequence GTGGTAAGCTGGAGCGGCCATATCTTGCCGGTTCTGGCGACCATCGCGATCTGGTTTATCGCCACCGGGCTCGTCGCCTGGATCGACAACCGTGAGCGCAGCACATTCCCGCGCAGCCTCATGCTCGGCGGCGCGGCTGGGATCATCGGGCTGTGCATCGTTTTCCTGACGATGAATTCGGTTTCCGTCTGGGCAGCCTATGCTGCGTTCGGCGCTGCAATCCTTGTCTGGTCCTGGCTCGAAATCGGCTTTCTGACCGGAGCGGTGTCGGGGTCAAGGAAGGAACCGTGCGCCGAAGGCATCTCCGCATGGGAGCGTTTCTGCCAAGCGGCATCCACGCTCTCGCACCACGAAATTGCGCTGACACTCACAGCGGTCATGCTGATTTCGCTCACCTGGAATGCGCCAAACCAGCTCGCTGCGATGACTTTCGCGTTGCTTTACGTCATGCGCCTTTCGACCAAGCTCAACATCTTTCACGGTGTACCGAACTCGGCGACGGACATTCTGCCGCCGCACCTGGCCTATCTGAAAAGCTATTACGGGCCGCAGCGGCTTGGTTGGCCCTTGGTGGTCTCGATCATGGCGGCGGCCGCGCTCAGCATCTGGCTGGGCAGCGTCGCCATCAATTCGCCTGCCGGAAGTGCAGAAGCGGTGGGCGCGAGCCTGCTGTTCGCCTTTGCTGCGCTCGGCACAGTCGAACACATATTTCTCGCCTTGCCGTTCAGGGACGGCATGCTGTGGGGCTGGGCCTTGCCTCGCTCACGCCGCAGCAAAATGGCGCAAAGCCCGATTACAAGAGGGGAAGTTTGA
- the hemA gene encoding 5-aminolevulinate synthase produces the protein MDFDGFFAEQLQSVRDEGRYRVFTEIERKRGAFPHATRYVNDGTQSVTVWCSNDYLGMGQHPVVLEAMHTVLDQCGAGAGGTRNISGTNHQHVLLEQELADLHGKEAALLFTSGYVSNWAGLGTLASKIPGCVVFSDALNHASMIEGIRHSRAEYKIWKHNDPEDLDRHLSAFPAGVPKLVAFESVYSMDGDIAPIAEILDVCEKHGAMSYIDEVHAVGLYGERGGGIAEREGLMDRITVIEGTLGKAFGVMGGYIAASADLVDFVRTFASGFIFSTALPPAVAAGACASIKHLKVSSKERELQRDRVATVRAKLDMLGIPHLPNPSHIIPVMVGDAHKCKMISDWLMDNHGIYVQPINYPTVPVGTERLRLTPSPVHDDGDIDRLINALSDIWSQCELARGSVAA, from the coding sequence ATGGATTTTGACGGTTTCTTCGCCGAGCAATTGCAGTCCGTTCGCGATGAAGGGCGCTACCGCGTCTTCACCGAGATCGAGCGCAAGCGCGGCGCATTCCCGCATGCCACGCGATATGTGAATGATGGCACACAGAGCGTTACCGTCTGGTGCTCCAACGACTACCTCGGCATGGGCCAGCACCCCGTCGTGCTCGAAGCCATGCACACGGTTCTTGACCAGTGCGGCGCTGGCGCTGGCGGTACGCGTAATATCTCCGGCACCAATCACCAGCACGTGTTGCTGGAACAGGAACTGGCTGACCTTCACGGCAAGGAAGCCGCGCTACTCTTCACTAGCGGCTATGTCTCGAACTGGGCGGGCCTTGGCACGCTTGCGAGCAAAATCCCGGGCTGCGTGGTCTTCTCCGATGCGCTCAACCATGCGAGCATGATCGAAGGCATTCGCCACAGCCGCGCGGAATACAAGATCTGGAAGCATAACGATCCCGAAGACCTTGATCGCCACCTATCGGCCTTCCCGGCGGGCGTGCCAAAGCTCGTTGCATTCGAGAGCGTCTATTCGATGGATGGCGACATCGCTCCCATCGCGGAGATCCTCGATGTCTGCGAAAAGCACGGCGCGATGAGCTATATCGATGAGGTCCACGCCGTCGGCCTCTACGGCGAGCGCGGCGGCGGCATTGCTGAACGCGAAGGTCTGATGGACCGCATCACTGTGATCGAGGGCACGCTGGGCAAGGCATTCGGGGTAATGGGCGGCTATATCGCTGCCAGCGCTGATCTCGTCGATTTCGTTCGCACCTTTGCCAGCGGCTTTATCTTTAGCACCGCCCTGCCCCCTGCGGTGGCCGCGGGCGCCTGCGCCAGCATCAAACATCTGAAAGTGAGCAGTAAGGAGCGCGAATTGCAGCGTGACCGGGTCGCCACCGTTCGCGCCAAACTCGACATGCTCGGTATTCCCCACCTCCCCAATCCCAGCCACATCATCCCGGTGATGGTGGGCGATGCGCACAAGTGCAAAATGATTAGCGACTGGCTGATGGACAATCACGGCATCTACGTGCAGCCGATCAATTATCCGACGGTGCCGGTTGGAACAGAGCGTTTGCGGCTAACGCCATCGCCTGTGCATGATGACGGCGATATCGATCGCCTGATCAATGCGTTGAGCGATATCTGGTCGCAATGCGAGCTGGCGCGCGGCTCCGTCGCTGCCTAA